The sequence below is a genomic window from Paenibacillus silvisoli.
AGTCCTTCGGGTCCAATGCGCCGGATACCCAATTCAGCGGGAAGCCTTGCCCGCTTTCGAACGTACGCGTAATCGCAAGCACCTCTTCCGCATACGCCGCCTGCTTCGTCTCCCCCCAGCCGGGAATTTGCAGCAGCTCGTCCGGCTGATGCGGGACGTAGGCGCTCAACATCCACAGCATCCGGTTCGATGCGACCAGATAGGCGGATTTTTTCAGCTCGGCCGCCTTCGAGCGGCGCCAATCGCGAAGCGCTTCGAACAACGCGGAATCGGCGTTCATCTCGCCATAGCATTGGATCATCGAATACATACTGCCTTGTCCTTCATGGCTGCGCCGCTCATCCAGCATCCCGTCGATAATCGGCTGGTAGCCGTCACCCATCTGCACCGCTATGCCGTGGCGGAAAGCGGTCATCATCTCTTCCCAAGAGCTGCCCTCAAACCAGACAAACTGCTGATCCTGCATTTCTCCAAGCGATGTCGTCCAAATCACCGACCAGACTCCGTTCTGCTCGCAAATGGACAGCTGCGCTTGCTCCGTACGGCTGTTTTGCCCCGACTTCTCGAACGTGTTCAAAAATACGACCTGCATGCAGGCCACCTCCAACCTGTAATTTATCAAGCATCGAAGTCCGCAAATAAAAAAAAAGCACCTCTAACGCCATTCATCATGGCGAAAGAGGTGCTTCCTCACGTACGTGCTTCGATTTGATTGCTCACATCATAGCACAAGGCCGATATGGATGGCAATAGTCATTTTACCAATTCATTCCTAACGTTAGAAGGCATTATTGCTCCGCTGCGGAACGGAGTGCTATGATAGAGCGAGAAATGAAGGAGGAACGCGACATGCAGCTGCCTGATTATGATTTTATGTCCGATACGACGGAACAGACGACGACCCGCTTCGTCACATTTATAACGCCGAACCTGAAACGGTTCGACCTTGCCATCATGACCACCAACCGATTTTACGGAAAGAAGCTCATTACGGATTTGCAATCCGGCCGGACGGCCATCGTCGGACAAGACGATTTGGACGAAGAAGGCTACCTCGAATTTACCTACAAGCTGACAGAGGAAGAAGCGGCGGATCTTAAACAATTTTTAGAATTCGTGGTTGGAACGGTGCATTTTACCGATTGATGCCGGGCACACTGTTTGGGTAAACCAATAGACCGCCCGCAGGAGGTATCTGCATGTTTATGAACGAAAATCGCCAGCCTTTTACAGATGTGAAGTCGGTCGAATCCCAGCGCAACGATCTTACTGCCGAGGAATTTTCCGATGGTCCGTATGGTTCCAGGTTATTGTCCGAATCGCTTGGCAGAAGCAAGCCATGGCGCATCGAACAGCGCGCCGCGGATGCTTATGAGTACGAGAACCGCAGTCTGCACGAAGGCATCTACCGTGACTTTCCCGGTGAGGACGATTTTCCGGATGCGATCGACGAATATTGAATAGCCGAATAAACGCCAAATAAATGGCTGCTAAAAAGGTGGTGCGATTCCTTCGCGCCACCTTTTTTCGTCCGCGCAGCAAAGCCGAGTTACTCCTCTTCCATTAACGGCGCCTCGATAATCGTCCGGCTAACGACCGACACGCGGAAGGTTTTCACCTCGAAAGGCGCAAGCGAGACGCGGCAGGAAATGCCGAGCAGCGGAATGTCCAGTTCCGTCTCTCGGGAGCTGCCGGTCGGCTCGAAGAGCCTCAGCACATAGTCGTCGCCGCGCTCCGTCTGCTTGAAGGCGCCAAGCTGAATGACGTTATCCTTCAGCACTATTTTCTCCGTCATGAAGAGCTCATTCTCCAGCAGCCTGTGCTTCTGCTTGATACGAATCATGGATGTATAACAGCCGACAAACCGCGGGTTCAAGTCATTCGCGTGTCCCGGCAGTTCGGCAGCATGCGCAGCAAGCTCGGCAAAATATCGCTCCGGGCTCGAATGTACGATTTGAACATCGCTCCGCTCGCTCATCAGCTTGCCGATCTCATCCAAATCGACCCGGGAAGGACCGCCTCCGTGATTGCCTACACCCCATAGAAACAAGCCGAGCTGCTTCCCTTCATGCCGGCCAAGCCAGTTTTCGATCGAACGCCGCGCCTGACCCATTAACGTATTGTAAGCGTACGTCTGGAGAGCCATCACTTCGGAGCCGTCAAAGCCGATCCACCGGAACTCGCGGTCCGGTCCTGCCGTATGGTCATCGGGACGCATGAACAGGTAGGAATCGTAGCCGGCCTTGCGCATCAGCTGTACTAACCCGCGGGAGTGACCGAAGGAATCGAAATTAATGGCGGTAGTCGGCTTCGCGCCGAACTTGTCTTGGAAATAGACTCTGCCATGCCGCATTTGTGGGGCCGAAACGTCGATACAGCCGCCGCGGCCCCCTCTTCCCACTCTCACTGCCAAACAGGATCCAAATGCGCGTTGCTTAGCAAATGAAGCTTAGCCATCCGATCATCCTCCCGCTTTTCTCCCCGGCAATCTATGTTTGTTAGCAACATACGATGTTACTTTCAAACTTACGATACTCTCATTTTGTTTGTTTGTATACAATAAAAAAAGCAATTCTGCCGGCTATATCAGCCTCGCAGAATTGCTCTCCCAAACTACGATTCTATAAACGATAGAGCCGCGTTTCGTCGCTATTTTCGGGCAGCCAAACCTTCATCTTCCCTGCTTCCCGATTATCCCATGCATAGTAAGGTATGGCCTTAAATCGTTGATCGCCGCTCGGCTCTTCCCCGTACACGCTCACGATGCCCTGCAGCATATCCGGCGCATAGACCGTCCGGAATCGGGTCGACGAGCTGATGCGCAAGTTATCGAAGTTTGCCGCATTATCGATCTCCTCCAAGCAATATACAAGCGGTCCGCGTTGCAGCGCCACTTTCCCGGCATTCGCCGTCACAAGCGGGTGCGAGTAAACCCGTTCTACCTGCATCGTCAGCTCCAGCGTAATTTCGTCGCCCGGCTTCCATGCCCGTTGAAGCCGTACATAGCCGTTCACGTTTTCCGCTTGATCGATTTCCTCATCTCCCGCGGACACTCGGTACGACTTACACCACGACGGAATGCGAAGTTGAATGCCGTACTCCCCGGCCTCGCCCGCTTCGACGCGCAGCGTAATGCGGCCGTTCCACGGATATTCCGTCACCTGCCGCAGCACGATTTCGCCGACTGGCAGCCGAAGACGCCCGGTACCCTCAACATACTGGTTTACAATAATGTCGCTGCCTCTGCGCGCATAGACGTAATTGCCGATGGAGGGAATGAACCTGGCAACTTGCGTCGGGCAGCAGGAACAGTCGTACCACGGTACGCGGTGGTGCGATCCGTCCGCTTCCAGCGGATTGACGTAGAAGAACTTGTCGCCGGATAACGACACCCCGGCAATCGCCCCGTTATACATCGCGCGCTCAACGATATCCGCGTACTTGGAATCGCCATGCAGCAGGTTCATCCGGTGGTTCCAATACACCATGCCGACGGCAGCGCATGTTTCGCAATATGCGGTGTCATTAGGCAGATCGTAATCGTTCGTAAAGCCTTCGTTGTGGCGCGACGGGCCGATGCCCCCCGTAATATACATGTTACGGTCAACAACGTTGGACCAAATCCGGTCGAGCGCATCCAAATAACCTTGATCGCCGTTTAGCATCGCTGTATCCGTCATCCCGGCATACATATACATCGCGCGAACGGCATGGCCGGTTACGCTGCAAATGTCCCTCACCGGAACGTCGTCCTGCGAGTAAGCCGCTCCCCAGCCTGAACGGTCCCAGCTATAGCCGATTCCGTGGCCGTGACCGCGCTCCTCTAACAACCAATATGCAAGCTTCCAGTAGCGTTCTTCACCCGTTTCGACATAGAGCTTCACAAGCGCCAGCTCGATTTCCTGATGACCCGGCACCCAGTGACGCTTGCCCGGTCCGAACAGCGAGTCGATATGGTCGGCCACGCGAATCGCGACATCGAGGAATAAACGTTTCCCGGTCGCTTGTTTGTAGGCAATTGCGGCCTCAATCATGTGACCGGCGCAATATTCCTCATGCTTGTTCATATCGGTCCATTTCTTGTCCGGCTCGGCCAGCGAAAAAAACGTCTGCAGGTAACCGTCTTCCTGCTGCGCCGCGGCAATCAGGTCAATGATCCGGTCGGCCTGGGCTTCCATTTCTTCGTCCGGCTCGATCAACAGCGAATAAGCGATTCCTTCCAGCACTTTATAGACATCGGAATCATTGTAAAAGATTCCTTCGAAGCCGCCCTCTTGAAGCCCGCCGGCCTTAGCGAAATTCGAAATGCGACCCGTCGCTTCGCACTGCGCAAGGCATGCCGCGATCGTCGATTTCTGCGTCGCCTTAATCCGATTGCTCCAAAAACGGTCTTCGATGGAAACGTTCGTGAACGGGACTGCCGTCAAGGTCTGGTACGGTAGCGCTAATTCTTTCATTAGTGTCATGCCGGTAACGACTCCTTCGATTCAGTTTGTGAACGCAATCTCATTCAGCCACACGCTGAAAAATCCGCCATGCGAGGCGTATGAGAATGAAAGCTGCTGTAATTTTCCCAGCTCCGGGGCGCCAACTTTGCTTGACTGCCAGGCATCGGAAGCCGGATCGGATTCGCCCAACGAGAACGGAAGCTCGCAATAGCTCCATCCATATCTGGCCTCGGACGCGATTTTACTCCAGTTATGGAACGGATAGTTAACGACAAATTGCATATAGTTGCGGTCGTCTTGAATCAGCCTTACGACGATTGATCCGTGACCGAAGCCGTCCCTGACTTCATGCTGGTATTTCATCCAGAACCCGAGCCTGCTCGCTTCATGAAGCCCGCCCGCCTGAATCGGAAAGTCGAGCTGCGTCAGCGTCGCGGCGGAAATCACATGAACGGACGATTCGCCCAATAACCGCTGATTGTCGTCCAGCTGAAGCGACGCGAATTGCCCCTGCGGAATACCGGCTAGCTTCGCCGACTCCGGCTTCGCCGACAATACGATCGATGCCGAGCTTGGGACGACGTACACATCGATCCAGTCCAGAGCCGACAGCTTGCCGTCGGACACCGTTAGACCTACCCGATAAAAGCCGGGCTTGTCGTAGAAGTGGCTGACTTCCTTCGTCTCCAGAACGGTGCCGTCGCCCATTTCCCAATGGAAGGAAAGCTCTCCGACGACGTTTTCGCCGCCGCTTGCCTCGAAGCGTATCGGCTGGCCCGCTTCCGGCCGGGCAGTAAGCATGCGCGCGGCCGCTTTCGGCGGATGCCCCGCAAGGATGGACTCGCTTTTATGATAACTAACATTCGAAAC
It includes:
- a CDS encoding glycoside hydrolase family 38 N-terminal domain-containing protein, producing the protein MRVGRGGRGGCIDVSAPQMRHGRVYFQDKFGAKPTTAINFDSFGHSRGLVQLMRKAGYDSYLFMRPDDHTAGPDREFRWIGFDGSEVMALQTYAYNTLMGQARRSIENWLGRHEGKQLGLFLWGVGNHGGGPSRVDLDEIGKLMSERSDVQIVHSSPERYFAELAAHAAELPGHANDLNPRFVGCYTSMIRIKQKHRLLENELFMTEKIVLKDNVIQLGAFKQTERGDDYVLRLFEPTGSSRETELDIPLLGISCRVSLAPFEVKTFRVSVVSRTIIEAPLMEEE
- a CDS encoding DUF3055 domain-containing protein, whose translation is MQLPDYDFMSDTTEQTTTRFVTFITPNLKRFDLAIMTTNRFYGKKLITDLQSGRTAIVGQDDLDEEGYLEFTYKLTEEEAADLKQFLEFVVGTVHFTD
- a CDS encoding HRDC domain-containing protein, which codes for MQVVFLNTFEKSGQNSRTEQAQLSICEQNGVWSVIWTTSLGEMQDQQFVWFEGSSWEEMMTAFRHGIAVQMGDGYQPIIDGMLDERRSHEGQGSMYSMIQCYGEMNADSALFEALRDWRRSKAAELKKSAYLVASNRMLWMLSAYVPHQPDELLQIPGWGETKQAAYAEEVLAITRTFESGQGFPLNWVSGALDPKDYTKWIYKQKENKYKSQMERQQEKRKLLSAIAEGKSIEELLAQTDLPRRDLMERIEQLETEGYDLEPLIEKELESMPEIEQQLVWDAMAAVGDRYLKPVLHRVYGEEAVIGKGKSLDLMYDRLRLIRLRYRRTKTDQVS
- a CDS encoding glycoside hydrolase family 127 protein, with product MTLMKELALPYQTLTAVPFTNVSIEDRFWSNRIKATQKSTIAACLAQCEATGRISNFAKAGGLQEGGFEGIFYNDSDVYKVLEGIAYSLLIEPDEEMEAQADRIIDLIAAAQQEDGYLQTFFSLAEPDKKWTDMNKHEEYCAGHMIEAAIAYKQATGKRLFLDVAIRVADHIDSLFGPGKRHWVPGHQEIELALVKLYVETGEERYWKLAYWLLEERGHGHGIGYSWDRSGWGAAYSQDDVPVRDICSVTGHAVRAMYMYAGMTDTAMLNGDQGYLDALDRIWSNVVDRNMYITGGIGPSRHNEGFTNDYDLPNDTAYCETCAAVGMVYWNHRMNLLHGDSKYADIVERAMYNGAIAGVSLSGDKFFYVNPLEADGSHHRVPWYDCSCCPTQVARFIPSIGNYVYARRGSDIIVNQYVEGTGRLRLPVGEIVLRQVTEYPWNGRITLRVEAGEAGEYGIQLRIPSWCKSYRVSAGDEEIDQAENVNGYVRLQRAWKPGDEITLELTMQVERVYSHPLVTANAGKVALQRGPLVYCLEEIDNAANFDNLRISSSTRFRTVYAPDMLQGIVSVYGEEPSGDQRFKAIPYYAWDNREAGKMKVWLPENSDETRLYRL